The genomic interval GCAGGACTCGCGTTCCCTGGCCGCGCAGCAGATTGGCCGCCTGCCTGAAGGTTTGCATGCGCTCACTGCGGCCGTTCCTTACCCGGTTCAAGTCGCCCCGGCGCTGCATGAGCTGGCGCGCGCGGTGGACGAGCGGCGCGTTTGAAAATTTCGCCGCTTCAGCCGCTTTCCGGCACGGCACCCGGCCTGTCGGCCCCGCCGCCGCTGAGCCTGTATATCCACATCCCGTGGTGCGTGCGCAAATGCCCCTACTGCGACTTCAATTCCCACGAAGCGCGCAACGGCGTGCCGGAGGCGGAATACGTCGCGGCCCTGGTAAAGGACCTGGAATTCTCCCTGCCGCAGGTGTGGGGGCGCAAGGTCGTTTCCGTGTTCTTCGGCGGCGGCACGCCCAGCCTGCTTTCCGCCCGCGCCGTGGACGAAATCCTCACCGCCGTGCGGACTTTGCTGCCGCTGGAACCGCTCGCCGAGATCACGCTGGAAGCCAATCCCGGCACGGCGGAAGCGCAGAAGTTCGCCGATTTCCGCAGCGCCGGTGTAAACCGCCTGTCGCTCGGAATCCAGAGCTTCAACGCCAAGCACCTCCAGCTGCTGGGCCGCATCCACGACGGTGACGAGGCGCGCCGCGCGGTGGAACTGGCGCAGCGCCATTTCGACAACATCAACCTCGACCTCATGTACGCCCTGCCCGAACAGCGCATGGACGAAATGCTGGCCGACCTGAAAACCGCCATCGCCTTCGGCCCGCAGCACCTCTCCGCCTACCACCTCACCCTCGAACCCAACACCCAGTTCTACCTCGCCCCGCCCAGCCTGCCCGACGACGACACGGCGGCGGAGATGCAGGAGGCGGTGGAGGCCGAGCTGGCCGGCGCGGGCTACGAGCATTACGAAACTTCCGGTTTCGCGCAGAAGGGACGGCGCTGCCGGCACAACCTCAACTACTGGCTGTTCGGCGACTACCTCGGCATCGGCGCCGGCGCGCACGGCAAGCTCAGCCTGCACGACGGCGTACTGCGCCAGATGCGCTACAAGCAGCCCAAGGCCTACCTGGAAAACGCCCTGCAAGGCGCGCCGGTGCAGGAAGCGCACCACGTGGCGGCAGGTGACCTGGGATTCGAGTTCATGATGAACGCGCTGCGGCTCACGGAAGGGTTCCCGTTGGCACTGTTCGAGGAACGGACCGGCTTGCCGCTGGCGAGTGTGCTGGGCGCGCTGGACGAGGCGGAACAACGCGGGCTGGTGGAGCGGGGTCCGCTTAGAGTCACGCCGACCGAACTGGGACGGCGATTCTTGAACGAATTGTTGCAGGGGTTCCTGCCGGAGGGATAGTCAGGCGGAGCGGCGCTGAAATTGTGTGCTGCTTCTGAACTGCGGAGACAGCTCGCCGGCGCGGCTATGCCCTCATCTTGACATCGGCTTGACGCATGCAATGCTCCATGCGATAAATGAACTATATAGAGGGTCATGTCCGGCTGCGGTTTCAGAGCGATTCTGGCCTCTATTGGTCAGCATGTCATATCGAGAGCCGCGTGAATAAAAGCCGTCACTGTTTTTCCTTTCTCTGCGGGAAGTTCCTTGCGTGGGCTCTCCTGCTCATGTCCTTGGTTTCGCCCGCCCTGGCCGCGGATGTGAGCATCGGCGTGCTGGCCCTGCGCGGCCCCGAAAAGGCCAAGGAGATGTGGTCTCCGACCGCCCGCTATCTTGAGCACGCGTTACCCGGCAACACCTTCCGCATCGTGCCGCTCGACTTCGACGAAGTGCGCCTCGCGGTCCGGCAGGGCAGTATCGATTTCGTGCTCACCAATTCCTCCTATTACGTCGAGCTGGAATCGCTTTACGGCGTGAGCGCGGTCGCCACCCTGAAAAACCGTTTTAACGGCGATGCGGGCTACAGCGCTTTCGGCGGCGTCATCTTCACCCGTGCGGACCGCAACGACATTCGGGCGCTTTCCGATCTCAGGAAAAAGAATTTCGCGGCGGTGGACCCGAGTTCATTCGGCGGCTGGCATGTCGGCTGGCGCGAGCTGAAGCGCCAGGGCCTCGATCCCGAGCGGGATTTCAAGCGGCTGACCTTCGAGCACACTCACGATGCCGTGGTGTACGCCGTCCGGGACGGCCGGGTGGATGGGGGTACGGTGCGCAGCGATACCCTGGAGCGCATGGCGGCCGAGGGCAAGATCAATCTCGGCGACTTTTTCGTTCTCAACCGCCAGCAGGTGGAAGGCTTTCCCTTCCTGCTCAGCACGCCGCTTTACCCGGAGTGGCCGCTGGCCAAGACGCGTCAGGTGCCCGAGCAGCTTGCCGTGCGGGTGGCGATCGCGCTGATGCAGATGCCTGAGACAGACCCTGCCGCGCGAACCGGCATGATTACCGGCTGGACCCTGCCGCTCAACTACCAGCCGGTGCACGACGCGCTGAAGGAGCTGCGCATCGGCCCCTATGAGCGCCTGCGCCGTCTGACCCCGGGCGAGGTCTTCGCGCAATACGGCTACTGGCTGGTGCTGGCCCTGCTGCTTGTTTTGGTGGCCTTCCTGATCATGGCCTATGTGGGCCAGATGAACCGCCGCCTGCGCGCGAACCAGACCCAGCTCAAGGACTTGAACGCCACGCTGGAAGACAGGGTGCGGTTGCGCACGGAGGAGGTGGAAAGACTCCTGGAACGCGAGCATTTCCTGCGCGGCGTGGTGGAGATGGTGGCGGACGTGAACCAGATTCTCATCACCTCCACGTCCATGGAGGAAATGCTCAAGGCCTGTTGCGATCGGCTGATATCGCACACCGATTACCGCGTTGCCTGGGTGGGGCTGTTGCGCAATGGGCAACTGGAGGTGGCGGCCAAATCCTACGGCCCTGCCGAGATCATGCGCAGCATCCTGGCTTGCCGTGACAAGGGGCCGACGCGCGGAGCACTGAGCGCCAATCGCACCGTGATCGAGATCGATCCCGCCACGATTGCGGCCGATCTGGACAAGGCCGGTGTGCGGGCGGCTGTCGCCATGCCTTTGCGCGGCGACGCCTACGCCGAGCCGCTCGGCACACTGTGCGTGATGACCGGGCGGGTGGCGGGCTTCGACCAGGAAGAAGTGGAGATGCTGGAACAGCTGGCCGGCGATATCGGCTTCGCCGTCCACGCTTTCAACCAGCGGGCTGAGACCCGCAGGCTTCAGCAGGAACGCATCAGCAATTATGAGGAGACCATCCTTTCCCTGGTCGACATGATCGAAAAACGGGACACTTA from Sulfurimicrobium lacus carries:
- the hemW gene encoding radical SAM family heme chaperone HemW yields the protein MKISPLQPLSGTAPGLSAPPPLSLYIHIPWCVRKCPYCDFNSHEARNGVPEAEYVAALVKDLEFSLPQVWGRKVVSVFFGGGTPSLLSARAVDEILTAVRTLLPLEPLAEITLEANPGTAEAQKFADFRSAGVNRLSLGIQSFNAKHLQLLGRIHDGDEARRAVELAQRHFDNINLDLMYALPEQRMDEMLADLKTAIAFGPQHLSAYHLTLEPNTQFYLAPPSLPDDDTAAEMQEAVEAELAGAGYEHYETSGFAQKGRRCRHNLNYWLFGDYLGIGAGAHGKLSLHDGVLRQMRYKQPKAYLENALQGAPVQEAHHVAAGDLGFEFMMNALRLTEGFPLALFEERTGLPLASVLGALDEAEQRGLVERGPLRVTPTELGRRFLNELLQGFLPEG
- a CDS encoding PhnD/SsuA/transferrin family substrate-binding protein → MSLVSPALAADVSIGVLALRGPEKAKEMWSPTARYLEHALPGNTFRIVPLDFDEVRLAVRQGSIDFVLTNSSYYVELESLYGVSAVATLKNRFNGDAGYSAFGGVIFTRADRNDIRALSDLRKKNFAAVDPSSFGGWHVGWRELKRQGLDPERDFKRLTFEHTHDAVVYAVRDGRVDGGTVRSDTLERMAAEGKINLGDFFVLNRQQVEGFPFLLSTPLYPEWPLAKTRQVPEQLAVRVAIALMQMPETDPAARTGMITGWTLPLNYQPVHDALKELRIGPYERLRRLTPGEVFAQYGYWLVLALLLVLVAFLIMAYVGQMNRRLRANQTQLKDLNATLEDRVRLRTEEVERLLEREHFLRGVVEMVADVNQILITSTSMEEMLKACCDRLISHTDYRVAWVGLLRNGQLEVAAKSYGPAEIMRSILACRDKGPTRGALSANRTVIEIDPATIAADLDKAGVRAAVAMPLRGDAYAEPLGTLCVMTGRVAGFDQEEVEMLEQLAGDIGFAVHAFNQRAETRRLQQERISNYEETILSLVDMIEKRDTYTAGHTRRVAHYCELIAARLGHSPEEIEKLKRAAILHDIGKIAIPDAVLLKPGKLSPLEYELIKQHAEEGYRTLVRIDMYKELAEIMRSHHERENGSGYPRGLVSGQIPRLSQIMAVADAFDAMTTNRIYKPRKEVPVALEELRKLVGEHYSLEVVDAACEALRDVQPPPVADQLPKTPLERQRFAYFFDDQLTGAHNASYLQFMLRNGLPAHLSHGYVVLLRHFSAVNMTSGWSAGSQALAGFAAALMGRYPDALVFRVMGDDFLLLTSQRLEINGAYLKTLSPLEGTQVEVEVRELDPHGADREYLQGLL